The Echinicola rosea genome has a segment encoding these proteins:
- a CDS encoding efflux RND transporter permease subunit produces the protein MEKHSDKTEHKGIIAYMATHSLAANILMMLLVGGGIYTMFTIQKEVFPQFQLDFVNVSVVYPGAAPEEVEQGILMPVEEAIRGIQGIKEITSTANEGSAQVSIELVAGTNRMKAFQDIDQAVNRIRTFPDDIEEPEVVLQDRQRDVMQISLYGNVDIWTLRKLGERLRNRLLSQPEITQVSLDNVPDYETRIEIPRHNLRKYQLTLGQVADLIDQSSRDVPAGAIETNSGEILLRMKERKQWAKEFGNINIASSPSGAQVKLQDIATITDGFEETGFHGQFNQTPAVSMEIFRVGDQSPLDIEELVNELLADFQLPPGVHYRIDSNRAEDYRERLSLLTENGLMAIVIVLVILALFLEYRLAFWVMIGMVISFIGGITFLPWIGVSVNMISMFGFLVVLGIVVDDAIVVGENVFEYRQKGYSIMDASIKGTKDVAKPVLFSILTTIIAFFPLLYIPGETGKFWWPLPAVVIVILSVSLIEALFILPSHLGHIKRRKKKGIILKLESYQAKFAKGFEWFIDTYYHPFLDKCLEFKYITLSIAVGLLVMVGGYGLSDHMGIILMPEVAADEIEAGIRLPVGTTPDQAAAVAEEVTTATRKMFEEHNLYEVAEGIKTNVRGQNFIDVEIVMLPPDQRDISAREIIALWRDNIGDIRGVDQITFEAERGPGGARQAISVDLSHSDIAVLEKASNAFVQKMNTFENTRDVSDNYNKGKIQYDFKLLPQGRNLGLTSSEVGRQVRNAFFGALAMRQLRGNDEVEIRVKLPLEERKDIRNLEDFIIRTDEGIEVPLMDVVEVVQKEAFTSINRRDGRRVVNVGMDVEPSNAVSRVLASINETVLPQLRADFPGLTWTFEGSQADMRESTDSLWGTFTMALLLIYALLALAFGNYTQPLIVMTAIPFGIVGAVIGHILLGYDLSLVSLMGMIALAGVVVNDSLIMVDYANKMRKELSAFDAIHEAGLRRFRPIALTTLTTFGGLTPIIMETSSQAYYLIPMAISLGFGIVFATSIILVIVPCLYLSLEDIKHLFAKITSNETTT, from the coding sequence TTGGAAAAGCACAGCGACAAAACCGAACACAAGGGGATCATTGCCTACATGGCTACCCATTCCCTAGCGGCCAATATCCTCATGATGCTGCTGGTGGGCGGTGGCATCTATACGATGTTTACCATCCAGAAGGAAGTATTTCCACAGTTCCAGCTGGACTTTGTAAACGTCTCCGTGGTCTATCCCGGTGCGGCGCCTGAAGAAGTGGAGCAAGGCATCCTGATGCCCGTGGAAGAAGCCATCCGGGGCATTCAAGGGATCAAGGAAATCACCTCTACGGCAAATGAAGGATCCGCCCAGGTCAGCATAGAGCTGGTCGCCGGCACCAACAGGATGAAGGCCTTTCAGGACATCGACCAGGCCGTCAACCGCATCCGTACATTCCCCGATGATATTGAGGAGCCCGAAGTGGTCCTGCAGGACCGGCAACGGGACGTGATGCAGATTTCCCTCTACGGAAATGTGGACATCTGGACCCTGAGAAAGCTTGGGGAGCGTCTCCGCAACCGGCTGTTGAGCCAACCGGAAATCACCCAAGTGAGCCTTGACAATGTGCCCGATTATGAAACCCGCATAGAAATCCCCCGCCACAACCTCCGAAAATACCAGCTCACACTGGGGCAAGTGGCTGATTTGATAGACCAGTCCAGCAGGGATGTACCAGCAGGTGCCATCGAAACCAATTCGGGCGAAATCCTGCTCAGGATGAAGGAAAGAAAGCAATGGGCCAAGGAATTTGGAAACATCAACATTGCCTCCTCGCCTTCGGGCGCACAGGTAAAATTACAGGACATCGCCACCATTACGGACGGCTTTGAAGAAACAGGTTTTCACGGACAGTTTAACCAGACCCCTGCGGTCAGCATGGAAATATTCCGTGTCGGGGACCAATCACCGCTGGACATAGAGGAATTGGTAAATGAACTTTTGGCGGACTTTCAGCTCCCTCCGGGAGTGCATTATCGCATTGACAGCAACAGGGCGGAAGATTATCGCGAGCGCCTTTCCCTGCTGACCGAAAATGGCCTGATGGCAATCGTGATCGTATTAGTGATCCTCGCCTTATTTTTGGAGTACCGGTTGGCCTTTTGGGTCATGATCGGCATGGTCATCTCCTTTATCGGCGGGATCACTTTTTTGCCCTGGATCGGTGTCAGCGTGAACATGATTTCAATGTTCGGTTTTTTGGTCGTTCTGGGCATCGTGGTAGATGATGCCATCGTGGTCGGGGAAAATGTCTTCGAATACCGCCAAAAGGGATATAGCATCATGGACGCTTCAATCAAAGGCACCAAGGACGTCGCCAAACCGGTACTCTTCAGCATTTTAACGACGATCATTGCTTTTTTTCCATTACTTTATATCCCTGGCGAAACCGGCAAATTCTGGTGGCCACTTCCTGCAGTGGTGATCGTCATACTCAGTGTTTCCCTGATAGAAGCCTTGTTCATCCTTCCCTCCCACTTAGGGCATATCAAGCGCCGCAAGAAAAAAGGGATCATCCTGAAACTGGAAAGCTATCAAGCCAAATTTGCCAAGGGATTTGAGTGGTTCATAGACACCTACTACCATCCTTTTCTGGACAAATGCCTGGAGTTTAAGTACATCACCTTGAGTATAGCGGTCGGATTGTTGGTGATGGTCGGCGGATATGGACTAAGCGATCATATGGGGATTATCTTGATGCCGGAAGTGGCGGCAGACGAAATCGAAGCGGGGATCAGGCTGCCAGTGGGCACCACCCCTGACCAAGCGGCTGCAGTGGCCGAAGAAGTGACCACGGCCACCAGGAAAATGTTTGAGGAACACAACTTATATGAAGTCGCAGAAGGGATCAAAACCAATGTCCGCGGGCAAAACTTCATCGATGTGGAAATCGTCATGCTTCCACCTGACCAACGGGACATTTCTGCTAGGGAGATCATCGCCCTGTGGCGGGACAACATCGGCGACATCCGTGGTGTGGACCAAATTACCTTCGAAGCCGAACGCGGTCCAGGTGGTGCACGACAGGCCATCAGCGTGGACCTGAGCCATTCGGACATAGCGGTTTTGGAAAAAGCCAGCAACGCCTTTGTCCAAAAGATGAATACCTTCGAGAATACCCGGGACGTAAGCGATAATTATAACAAAGGAAAAATACAATACGACTTTAAGCTTTTGCCACAAGGACGAAACCTGGGCCTTACCTCCTCTGAAGTAGGCAGGCAAGTACGCAACGCTTTTTTTGGAGCCTTGGCCATGCGCCAGCTCCGGGGCAACGATGAAGTGGAAATCCGTGTAAAACTACCACTGGAGGAACGGAAAGACATTCGAAATCTCGAGGATTTCATCATCCGGACGGACGAAGGCATCGAAGTCCCTCTCATGGATGTAGTGGAGGTGGTCCAAAAAGAGGCCTTTACCTCTATTAACCGACGGGACGGCCGACGCGTGGTCAATGTGGGCATGGACGTAGAACCTTCCAATGCCGTCAGTCGAGTGCTCGCATCCATAAATGAAACGGTACTTCCACAGCTCCGGGCTGATTTCCCTGGGCTCACGTGGACTTTCGAAGGCAGTCAAGCAGACATGAGAGAATCCACGGACTCGCTGTGGGGAACCTTCACCATGGCACTCCTGCTTATTTACGCGCTGTTGGCCTTGGCCTTTGGCAATTATACCCAGCCGCTCATTGTCATGACTGCCATTCCGTTTGGGATCGTAGGTGCGGTAATCGGACACATTTTACTGGGGTATGACCTGTCTCTGGTCAGCCTGATGGGCATGATTGCCCTAGCGGGGGTAGTGGTAAACGATTCCTTGATCATGGTAGATTATGCCAATAAAATGAGAAAGGAACTTTCTGCCTTTGACGCTATCCATGAAGCGGGACTAAGACGCTTCAGG